A stretch of the Planctomycetota bacterium genome encodes the following:
- a CDS encoding GC-type dockerin domain-anchored protein, which yields MPLQLPSCASARTSAWKEGRRASRTHRGAHRRVTGGRRAVALLVTVAAVLAAGDAAHADQITWTGLGTPGDWSDPANWSPTGPPDEDDDVVIPNVVPFPELPEMVCVNSITVAGGVTMEGPDGGAKITIKAAEAVVIGESDSPAAICATDGTPRSIHGGGVCIEGSTVAICGTIKAGDGFEARGVPQGRGGSIDICGTGDVAIKTNGGGTVAGGKGGGGQRNGDGGGGVTIASKQGSVTVCGDVRGGDGYDRPADSRDPAGDGGDVAICARGDVTIKQIADDDLVKGGDGGDGQVPGAGGDVEGKTETDSVVDTGEGKVRGGDGGNHVKRDASDPTKKGGDGGDVALKGDQDGEKVGVIRRGDVKGGQGGADDPNDPATPDKDRGPDGDEDICGRRILAEVPDEDDGTQSRSIDWRADEAIALGQFAGRPLRAAETIVMLAPEIDLTADVRGRILDPGVQAILAGPLVVDPGTPLDELVGGTILRDPPWIDGLDQSIAIEPEPCPDSRNSGCDAAEAALGGGVWGSPIGGGVWARGGDADADWYLLSGGEPGATAEVRFDAPFDALVTALDGPTCDAPAVLEAFVPRGEPLRATVEFRSDEIVLSVRPVVLDLDCDRGNRYTAAVAFAVRPPCYADFDGDGELTVFDFLAFQNAFGAGDAAADCDGSGSLNIFDFLCFQNAFLAGCP from the coding sequence ATGCCGTTGCAGCTCCCGTCGTGCGCGTCCGCCCGCACCTCCGCGTGGAAGGAGGGCCGACGCGCATCGCGAACGCACCGGGGTGCGCACCGCCGGGTAACCGGCGGACGCCGCGCTGTCGCGCTGCTGGTCACCGTTGCGGCCGTGCTCGCCGCCGGCGATGCCGCGCACGCCGACCAGATCACTTGGACGGGCCTGGGCACGCCGGGCGACTGGAGCGACCCGGCCAACTGGTCGCCCACGGGCCCGCCCGATGAGGACGACGACGTCGTCATCCCCAACGTGGTGCCCTTTCCCGAGCTGCCCGAGATGGTGTGCGTCAACTCGATCACGGTCGCCGGCGGCGTCACGATGGAGGGACCGGATGGCGGCGCCAAGATCACCATCAAGGCCGCCGAGGCCGTCGTCATCGGCGAGTCGGACTCGCCCGCGGCCATCTGCGCGACCGATGGCACGCCGCGGAGCATCCACGGCGGCGGCGTGTGCATCGAGGGCTCGACGGTCGCGATCTGCGGCACGATCAAGGCGGGCGACGGCTTCGAGGCCCGCGGCGTGCCGCAGGGACGCGGCGGCTCGATCGACATCTGCGGCACCGGCGACGTCGCGATCAAGACCAACGGCGGCGGCACCGTCGCCGGGGGCAAGGGCGGCGGCGGCCAGCGCAACGGCGATGGCGGCGGCGGCGTCACCATCGCATCCAAGCAGGGCAGCGTCACCGTGTGCGGCGACGTCCGCGGCGGCGACGGCTACGACCGGCCGGCCGACTCGCGCGATCCCGCGGGCGACGGCGGCGACGTGGCGATCTGCGCCCGGGGCGACGTCACCATCAAGCAGATCGCCGATGACGACCTCGTCAAGGGCGGCGACGGCGGCGACGGCCAGGTGCCCGGCGCGGGCGGCGACGTCGAGGGCAAGACCGAGACCGACAGCGTCGTCGACACCGGAGAGGGCAAGGTCCGCGGCGGCGACGGCGGCAACCACGTCAAGCGCGACGCCAGCGACCCGACGAAGAAGGGCGGCGACGGCGGCGACGTGGCCCTCAAGGGCGACCAGGACGGCGAGAAGGTCGGCGTCATCCGCCGCGGCGACGTCAAGGGCGGCCAGGGCGGCGCCGACGACCCCAACGATCCCGCCACGCCCGACAAGGACCGCGGGCCCGATGGCGACGAGGACATCTGCGGCCGCAGGATCCTGGCCGAGGTGCCCGACGAGGACGACGGTACGCAATCCCGCTCCATCGACTGGCGGGCCGACGAGGCGATCGCGCTCGGCCAGTTCGCCGGCCGCCCGCTCCGCGCCGCCGAGACCATCGTGATGCTCGCCCCCGAGATCGACCTGACCGCCGACGTGCGGGGGCGCATCCTCGACCCCGGCGTCCAGGCCATCCTGGCGGGGCCGCTGGTGGTCGATCCCGGCACGCCGCTGGACGAGTTGGTCGGCGGCACGATCCTGCGGGACCCGCCGTGGATCGACGGCCTCGACCAGTCGATCGCCATCGAGCCCGAGCCCTGCCCCGACTCGCGCAACTCCGGCTGCGACGCCGCGGAGGCCGCGCTCGGCGGCGGCGTGTGGGGCTCGCCCATCGGCGGCGGCGTCTGGGCCCGCGGCGGAGACGCCGACGCCGACTGGTATCTACTCAGCGGCGGCGAGCCAGGCGCGACCGCCGAGGTCCGCTTCGACGCGCCCTTCGACGCGCTCGTGACGGCGCTCGACGGGCCGACCTGCGATGCGCCGGCCGTGCTCGAGGCCTTCGTGCCCCGGGGCGAGCCGCTCCGCGCCACCGTGGAGTTCCGGAGCGACGAGATCGTGCTGTCGGTGCGGCCGGTCGTGCTCGATCTGGACTGCGATCGCGGCAACCGCTACACCGCGGCCGTGGCGTTCGCGGTCCGGCCGCCGTGCTACGCCGACTTCGACGGCGACGGCGAGCTGACAGTGTTCGACTTCCTGGCCTTCCAGAACGCCTTCGGTGCCGGCGACGCCGCGGCCGACTGCGACGGCAGCGGGTCCCTCAACATCTTCGACTTCCTGTGCTTCCAGAACGCCTTCCTGGCCGGCTGCCCGTAG